The sequence below is a genomic window from Synergistaceae bacterium.
GTTATAGACTTGTGCGCACACTCCATGTTTGACGGCGACAAAGGACTCGCAATAAAATATCTGGCCGGCATCACTGGTTATTATGACCCCGACGAAAAAATTAATAATCAAAGCTGGATCGATTACACCGAAAAATTAAATGCAAAAATTCAATACTGGCACGAACATTTGCGCCCCGAAGATCTCGAATATTTATCGAGCAGAAAAATAAACTGTGATACAATAGAACGGCTAAAGTTAGGCTATGACTCTCAAGAAGAGCGCTTAACAATCCCATATTTTAAGAACGGTTACACTGCCTATTACGCGGGTCGTGATAGGCATACTCCTCCTGATAAAACACGCGCAAAATATAAGAAAGCTCCCCTTGATAGCTATAATGAAAATATCCCTTGGGGTCTCCACACTCTTACTCATGCTCATAGAAAATTAATGCAGCACTTATCACAAATGGCGCAGGAAAAATATAATCTCGACATTGAAAAAATTTTAGTCATTGCTGAAGGCGCGTTCGATGTCATGAGCTTTGAACAGTGCGGATTTAAATGCTTGAGCCCTATCGGAGGTTACTTCAACAAACGCAGTAATCAAGAAATAATCGATATCGCGCGTTCTTCCGAAATTGAACAAGTCTTTATTTGCTTTGATAATGACTCCGCCGGAAATAATTTCACACTCGCAATGTGTAAAATGATGTTCGCTAATAGAATTAATTTCGTCTGCGGCGAACTCCCAACAGGCATTAAAGATGTCAGCGATTATTATTGCGATAACGGAGATTTATATTTACTCGTGAAAAACGCGCACTCAGGCATAACGCAGCTGGGTCAAAGAATCACCGACCGCAAAGAATTTAAAAATTTTGTATGTCAGGCAGCACGTTATGTCGATTCAGCAGATTTAGCAGAATTATTTGACTCGTGCGGACAGTTTTCACCAGACTGGTTGAAGGCCGTTAAATTAATCGCTACTAAATGTCCGGCAGAAAGTCTCATAATTGAATCCGTCCTCAAGAAATATAAATTAAAATTTGTCGAAAAAGTCGGCTTTTATGAATATGAGTCAGGCGCTTGGCGTTTGCGTTCCGATAATGCGATTTCAAAATATTTTAGCCGCGAGCTAGGAAGATTTTCAACCGGCCAGAAATTCGGGAGTCTCTTGCGTTATTTGCGCTC
It includes:
- a CDS encoding toprim domain-containing protein, translating into MAPGSENKTALIVHENTFKDFKTGLFGDVIDLCAHSMFDGDKGLAIKYLAGITGYYDPDEKINNQSWIDYTEKLNAKIQYWHEHLRPEDLEYLSSRKINCDTIERLKLGYDSQEERLTIPYFKNGYTAYYAGRDRHTPPDKTRAKYKKAPLDSYNENIPWGLHTLTHAHRKLMQHLSQMAQEKYNLDIEKILVIAEGAFDVMSFEQCGFKCLSPIGGYFNKRSNQEIIDIARSSEIEQVFICFDNDSAGNNFTLAMCKMMFANRINFVCGELPTGIKDVSDYYCDNGDLYLLVKNAHSGITQLGQRITDRKEFKNFVCQAARYVDSADLAELFDSCGQFSPDWLKAVKLIATKCPAESLIIESVLKKYKLKFVEKVGFYEYESGAWRLRSDNAISKYFSRELGRFSTGQKFGSLLRYLRSQITCEYEFNKLNIVNFKNGILDLQTGELKPHDESYLSSIQMAYNYEPFAKCPRWDKFISEIMNNDTQKMQLLQELAGYILFPDCRLQKCFFLMGDGSNGKSVFINVLRQVFGAENCSTVEISNLDGQFEPIRLLHSLVNFANETETNIKSAEARFKSIVAGDQISACYKGQDFIEFAPRAKMVFACNKFINSNDSTKGFLRRIIFINFNRTFEGSEADKNLYDTLIKELPGIFNWTYRGYKILMQSLEFTLTNEQSEIMDEFTQIIDPVDAFFREEILPDKLNDRIFITSVYAEYKEWCDKSGHKALSRQKFTRSLKSIIKRLYPASQFSHSGKETTILICECDY